A region of the Candidatus Neomarinimicrobiota bacterium genome:
TATTGATGTGGAATCGACACCTGAACGTCTTCAGCGAGGTGAATATCTTGTTGAACATGTCGTGGGATGCGCGGATTGTCACAGTCAAAGAGATTGGTCTATTTTTATGGCACCCGTCAAACCAGGTACTCGCGGTGCTGGAGGCGAAGTCTATAACGAGGAAATGGGAACTCCAGGAACCATCTATGCTCCCAATATTACCCCCGCTGCTTTAGGATCCTGGACTGACGGTGAAATTATTCGAGCCATAACCAGTGGCGTGAACAAGGATGGAATCCCGCTTTTTCCCATTATGCCATATCCTAACTATGCCCGAATGAGTCGGGAGGATATCTATAGCATGGTGGCTTATATCAGAACCCTGGACCCCATCCCAAATGAGGTTCCTCCGCGAAAACTTAACTTCCCCCTTAACCTGATCGTTCGGACCATCCCAAAGCAAGCTGAGTTTGGTAGCCTCCCCTATAAAACTGATGCCATCGCCTATGGGAAATACATGACCACGGCGGCAGGATGTACTGACTGCCATACCCCTATGGAGCAGGGAATGCCTATAGATGGGATGGAATTTGCAGGTGGCTTCACCATGGGGATGTTGTCTGGTGGTACTGTGAATTCAGCCAACATTACGCCCCATGCCACAGGAATTAAAAGCTGGACGAAAGAGGCCTTTATCCAGCGCTTTAAGGTCTTGGACAATCCTGCAGCCCGCGAAATTCCTCTTGCAAAGGGTCAGATCAATACACCAATGCCCTGGACATATTATGCCACAATGAAAGCTGAAGATTTGGGGGCGATTTACGATTATTTACGAAGTATTCCTGCCATAGAAAACACAGTTATTAAATACCCCGAATTGTAGGGCATGAATTTAGGCTTCTTGCTCTTCTCTCAAAATGATGTCTGACTCAAGTTCAGGATGATCTCCCCTGATATCAGCATAAAACTCCCGGAGCATATCCATATCCTTCTTGATATCTCCCGAGAGGTTTATTAGCGGACCCGTTCCCACAGTTTTTGTGGGGAAATCTACATATCCAAGCAAAAGTGGTACCTGTGCCGAATATGCCATATGATAAAATCCAGATTTCCAGTGATCTCGCTTGGCTCTCGTTCCTGAGGGAGCCAGGGCAATCATCAAATTCTCATTTGCTGCAAAATGGTCAGCTATCTGCTCAACAACACCATGAGTACTTCTGCGATCAATAGGTATTCCACCCAGCCATTTCATAAATCCGCCAAAGGGCTTTTTAAACAAGGTGTGCTTACCCAGCCAGGACACTTTAATACGATCCATAAACATGGCTGCCAATAGAAAGATAAAATCCCAATTGCTGGTGTGAGGCTCACAAATCAGAATATACTTACCCCTTGTAGGCAGATGCCCTTCGTATTTCCAGCCCGTCAATTTCAGCCAGATTTTACCCAGCATCAATTTGATCACCCCTGAGCGTTTGTTCTTATTCATGATTTACACTCCCAGATTCTTGTTTCGCATCGATCGTCCTGCTAAATATCCAGTTGACCAGCTTGAGGTCAGATTATAGCCACCCGTTTCACCATTTACATCAATAACCTCGCCTGCAAAATACAGATTCTCCGCCAACTTGGATTCCATGGTAGTTGGGTCTATTTCTTTTAAGGAAATCCCACCTGAAGTTACTATGGCATGATCATAGGAATCATGACCAATAACTTGCATGGGAAATTCTTTGAGCAACATCCTCAACCGTTTCCGCTCTTCTCCAGTCACCTGATGTAATTTCTTCTCTGGATCCACCTCCAGCAAATCTACAAATAGATCGATCATTTTCAGGGGCAAAAGAGATTTCAGCAAGCTTCTGAAATTCTTTTTGCTGTTATTCGACAACTCTCTAAGCAGTCGTTGATCCAATTTCTTATGATCCAGAGCAGGTTTGAGATCAATTTTGATTTGAACTTCCCTCCGGGAGTCAAGCATGGTCACCAGGGTTTCACTTAAGGTCAAAATAATGGGACCTGTCACTCCCTTTCGTGTGAACATCATTTCCCCAAACATTTCAGTGACTTTTTTGCCCTCATCCCAGATTGAGAGAGAAATATTTCGCAAGCTAACACCCATCACTCGTTTTGCAATATCACCGGCAGTTAAAACGGGTACGAGAGATGGAGCCGTATCAACGATGGTATGGCCAAAGGCTTGAGCCATGGCGTATCCCTCTCCAGTTGATCCAGTTGCCGGGTACCCCAATCCTCCAGAGCAAACACACACCTGATCCGCCAGCACTTGAGTCTGATGTTCTCCCTGTTTTACCTGAAGAATATATTGACCACCATCATTTTTTTCAATTCTGGTCACATGTGCTTTCATGGCGATAGGGATATTTAATTCGCTTAGTTTCTTTTCGAACGCTACAGCAATATCCGTCGCTCTATCGCTCTCACAAAAGTAGCGCCCACCCCGCTCCAGCTTTGTAGGAACCCCCAGATCATTTATATATTTGAGCAAATCATGATTGAAAAATTGTGAAAACGCATACTTGAGGAAACGACCCTTCTTCCCAAATCGGTTCAGGAAGCTCCGCATGCTCTCTTCATTGGTGATATTGCAGCGACCCTTGCCTGAAATACGCAGCTTGATACCTGTTTTATGCATTTTTTCCAGAATAACAATACTATGATCAGGATTGTGGGCCTCAACGCCAGCAATAAGTCCAGCTGGGCCAGCACCAATAATGACGGTATTGTAGTGAGGCTCTAGCATATCAAATCATTGCGTATGTTGCGCCAGCCAGGTTGATGACAGTATCCCATAGACAGCCAGATCGACAAACTGATCCCACTTGATGGCATGTTGTTTGAGGACACCTTCCGGCTCCATGCCTATTTTTTGCATGACCCGTCCGGAGGCTGGATTCCGCGTCATGTGACTCGCATGAATTTTGTTCAATTGTATTATCTCAAAGCCATATGCCAGCACCGACGTTGAGGCTTCAGTGGCAAAGCCCTGACCCCAAAAAGGTTTACCAACCCAGTAGCCAAGTTCGGCACGATTGAATCGACGTGTAATGGTGAGGCCAACAGCACCCAACAATTTGTCTGATTTCAGATCAACCATGGCGAAAACCAAACCTTCGCCTGATTCAAAATCTTTTTGATGGTTTTCCATCCAGGTCTCTGCCATGCCATCCAGATATGGGTGGGGAATATTGAGGGTCATTTCAGCAACCTCAAGAGCGCCAGCTAACTTCTGTATCTCCAGGGCATCAGATGGTTGAAATCCTCGAAGTAGGAGACGATCTGTTTTGATTTCCGGATAATTTTTCATGGGATACTTACACCCACGCTGGTGTTAGCCATCATATGGATTGCATGTCGTTATAATAAATCCTGAATCTCCGTTTTAAACTCACTCACCAGAGAAGCCGCAATGGTCTGGGTCGAAGCTTCAGCAAAGATACGGACAATGGGCTCTG
Encoded here:
- a CDS encoding c-type cytochrome, whose protein sequence is MKTIFVLVLTFCFISCGIFLPIKVDQAEDIDVESTPERLQRGEYLVEHVVGCADCHSQRDWSIFMAPVKPGTRGAGGEVYNEEMGTPGTIYAPNITPAALGSWTDGEIIRAITSGVNKDGIPLFPIMPYPNYARMSREDIYSMVAYIRTLDPIPNEVPPRKLNFPLNLIVRTIPKQAEFGSLPYKTDAIAYGKYMTTAAGCTDCHTPMEQGMPIDGMEFAGGFTMGMLSGGTVNSANITPHATGIKSWTKEAFIQRFKVLDNPAAREIPLAKGQINTPMPWTYYATMKAEDLGAIYDYLRSIPAIENTVIKYPEL
- a CDS encoding lysophospholipid acyltransferase family protein, which translates into the protein MNKNKRSGVIKLMLGKIWLKLTGWKYEGHLPTRGKYILICEPHTSNWDFIFLLAAMFMDRIKVSWLGKHTLFKKPFGGFMKWLGGIPIDRRSTHGVVEQIADHFAANENLMIALAPSGTRAKRDHWKSGFYHMAYSAQVPLLLGYVDFPTKTVGTGPLINLSGDIKKDMDMLREFYADIRGDHPELESDIILREEQEA
- a CDS encoding NAD(P)/FAD-dependent oxidoreductase; amino-acid sequence: MLEPHYNTVIIGAGPAGLIAGVEAHNPDHSIVILEKMHKTGIKLRISGKGRCNITNEESMRSFLNRFGKKGRFLKYAFSQFFNHDLLKYINDLGVPTKLERGGRYFCESDRATDIAVAFEKKLSELNIPIAMKAHVTRIEKNDGGQYILQVKQGEHQTQVLADQVCVCSGGLGYPATGSTGEGYAMAQAFGHTIVDTAPSLVPVLTAGDIAKRVMGVSLRNISLSIWDEGKKVTEMFGEMMFTRKGVTGPIILTLSETLVTMLDSRREVQIKIDLKPALDHKKLDQRLLRELSNNSKKNFRSLLKSLLPLKMIDLFVDLLEVDPEKKLHQVTGEERKRLRMLLKEFPMQVIGHDSYDHAIVTSGGISLKEIDPTTMESKLAENLYFAGEVIDVNGETGGYNLTSSWSTGYLAGRSMRNKNLGV
- a CDS encoding GNAT family N-acetyltransferase, with the protein product MKNYPEIKTDRLLLRGFQPSDALEIQKLAGALEVAEMTLNIPHPYLDGMAETWMENHQKDFESGEGLVFAMVDLKSDKLLGAVGLTITRRFNRAELGYWVGKPFWGQGFATEASTSVLAYGFEIIQLNKIHASHMTRNPASGRVMQKIGMEPEGVLKQHAIKWDQFVDLAVYGILSSTWLAQHTQ